In Glycine max cultivar Williams 82 chromosome 7, Glycine_max_v4.0, whole genome shotgun sequence, a single window of DNA contains:
- the LOC100499791 gene encoding uncharacterized protein LOC100499791 yields MPRRSSGGRSARPAPRAAPRPAPVHHAPPPAPAQSGGGSMLGGIGSTIAQGMAFGTGSAVAHRAVDAVMGPRTIQHEAVVTEAAAAAPAPTANTFGGDACNVHTKAFQDCLNSYGSDLSKCQFYMDMLAECRKNSGASLSV; encoded by the exons ATGCCTCGCCGTAGCTCCGGTG GAAGATCTGCCCGTCCTGCTCCTCGTGCAGCACCTCGTCCTGCTCCAG TTCACCATGCTCCTCCTCCAGCCCCTGCTCAGAGCGGTGGCGGATCTATGCTTGGTGGCATTGGTTCAACCATAGCTCAAG GTATGGCTTTTGGCACTGGAAGTGCAGTGGCACACAGGGCTGTGGATGCTGTCATGGGTCCTCGTACCATTCAACATGAAGCAGTAGTCACGGAGGCTGCTGCTGCTGCCCCTGCACCCACTGCAAATACTTTTGGTGGCGATGCATGCAATGTTCATACAAAGGCATTCCAGGAT TGCCTGAACAGCTATGGCAGTGACCTTAGCAAGTGCCAGTTTTACATGGATATGCTTGCAGAATGCAGGAAGAACTCTGGAGCCTCGTTGAGTGTGTAA